In Antechinus flavipes isolate AdamAnt ecotype Samford, QLD, Australia chromosome 3, AdamAnt_v2, whole genome shotgun sequence, a genomic segment contains:
- the RGCC gene encoding regulator of cell cycle RGCC — protein sequence MKSPTVQRSAGGATATAAGAVPSLDSVVAADLSDVLCEFDEVMADFSSPFHERHFEYEEHLKRMKRRSSASVSDSSSGFSDSESADSPYRHSFSCSDEKLNSPTVSTPSLSSPLVVPRKAKLGDTKELEDFIADLDRTLESM from the exons ATGAAGTCCCCCACAGTACAGCGCAGCGCCGGGGGCGCGACGGCGACCGCTGCTGGGGCAG TTCCTTCCCTGGACTCGGTGGTGGCTGCCGACCTGTCTGATGTCTTGTGTGAGTTTGATGAGGTCATGGCCGATTTCTCATCCCCCTTCCACGAGCGCCACTTTGAGTATGAGGAACACCTGAAAAGGATGAAGCGAAGGAGCAGCGCCAGTGTCAGTGACAGCAGCAGCGGTTTCAGCGATTCAGAGA gtGCAGATTCCCCTTACAGGCACAGTTTCAGCTGCAGTGATGAAAAGTTGAATTCTCCAACAGTCTCAACGCCATCTTTGTCCTCTCCCCTAGTTGTTCCTCGTAAAG CCAAACTTGGAGACACCAAAGAACTAGAGGACTTCATTGCTGATCTGGACAGGACATTAGAAA gCATGTGA